In Amaranthus tricolor cultivar Red isolate AtriRed21 chromosome 3, ASM2621246v1, whole genome shotgun sequence, a single window of DNA contains:
- the LOC130808607 gene encoding uncharacterized protein LOC130808607: MSLELANKLSKYRIHAACVQETRWKGQKAKVIKGYKLWYVGLDGRHNVVGILVSNNILKQLVEVRRCNDRIMLVRILVGEEIISIVSAYGPQVGLDEQVKYKFWGNLGELMRTIPEDEKVFLGGDFNRHIGRDAGNYNSIHEGFDLGARNENGENLLEFVLAKELVIANSIFRKKEEHLITYKSGGDATQVDYFLVRKGDRPSCLDCKVVLGTKMPTHHRLLVLGKDHVGETQRGYGHPVKQDKFIGLLKSVRGCE, from the exons ACAGGATTCACGCAGCGTGTGTTCAAGAGACTAGGTGGAAGGGGCAAAAAGCAAAGGTTATAAAGGGTTATAAGCTGTGGTATGTAGGATTGGACGGCAGACATAACGTGGTTGGCATCCTAGTGTCTAACAATATTCTAAAGCAATTGGTTGAAGTAAGGAGGTGTAATGACAGGATTATGCTAGTTAGGATATTAGTGGGGGAAGAAATCATATCCATTGTCAGTGCATACGGGCCTCAAGTTGGGCTCGATGAGCAGGTGAAGTACAAGTTCTGGGGTAACTTAGGAGAGCTCATGAGAACTATCCCGGAAGATGAGAAAGTTTTCTTAGGAGGAGACTTTAATAGACATATAGGCAGAGATGCAGGCAACTATAACTCGATACATGAAGGGTTTGATTTGGGGGCAAGGAATGAGAATGGGGAGAATTTGTTGGAGTTTGTGCTAGCAAAAGAATTGGTTATAGCAAACtcgatctttagaaagaaagaGGAGCATTTGATCACATATAAGAGCGGCGGGGATGCAACCCAAGTTGATTATTTCTTAGTGCGCAAGGGAGATCGACCCTCATGCTTGGATTGTAAGGTGGTGTTGGGTACAAAGATGCCCACCCATCACAGGCTTTTAGTACTG GGGAAAGATCATGTGGGGGAGACTCAAAGGGGATATGGTCACCCTGTCaagcaagataagtttattggGCTTCTCAAGTCAGTCAGAGGATGCGAATGA